The Thermovibrio guaymasensis genomic interval AGCCGGTAGCTATAGAGGAAGGATTAAGGTTTGCTATCCGTGAGGGTGGAAGGACAGTAGGTGCTGGTGTTGTTACTGAAATTCTTGACTAATTAATGGGAGAGAGGAGATGGCAAAGAAAGGACCCCGTGAAGTAATACAGCTTGCCTGTACTGAGTGTAAGAGAAGGAACTACTCTACAACAAAGAATAAGAGGAATACTCCGGACAGACTTGAACTGAGGAAGTACTGTCCTTGGTGCAATAAACATACCTTGCACAGAGAGGTGAAGTAGGCTATATTTTCTACTGTAGGTAGGCCAGTAGCCCAATTGGTAGGGCTCCGGACTCCAAATCCGGCGGTTGGGGGTTCGAGTCCCTCCTGGCCTGCCACTTATTTTTTCCTTTTAAAAAAAGAAAAAATTTGTTAAAATCCATCCATCAATTCTAAAAATCCCCTGAAAATTTAAAGAGGTTTTACTATGTCTCCTTTTCAATTTTTAAAGGAAGTAAGAGAGGAACTCAGTAGGGTTACGTGGCCAGGTAAAGAAGAGGTAATAGAGGCGACCTTCGGTGTAGTCGTTTTCTGTGCTTTTGTTGCAGTTTACTTCTGGGTACTTGATCTGTTCTTCTCTAATGTCCTTGAGTTAATAATCGCAAAGTAAGGAGAAACCGATGGCAGAGAAAAAGTGGTACAGCCTTCACGTTCAGTCAGGCTTTGAGCACAGGGTAAAGGCTAATATAATGAAGGCTCTTAAAGAGGCAGGTCTTGAGGATAAGGTTGAGGAGATTTTCATTCCGGCAGTTGAGAAGGTTGTTTTTAAGGTAAAAGGTAAGGAAAAGGGGGAGCTCCCTTTAAGAGCTGAGGAACCAAAGGTTTTTGAAGTAGAAGGTGAGGATGGAAAGAAGGTCGTTTTTAGAGTTGAGGATGGAAAAGTTTGGGTTGAAGAGTGTCAGTGTGAGAAGAAGAAGTGTGAGCCGGAGAAACCTATAGAGAAGATAGGACAGAAGATAAAGTGTCCTGAAAATAAAGTTGAGGCTAAAATTGAGCTCCGCGACCGTCTTTACCCAGGCTACATCTTTATAAAGGCTGACCTTAACGAAGACCTTCAGGGGATAATAAGGAGAGTTCCTAGGGTTTTAGGCTTTGTAAGTGCAGGTGGAAGGCCCGTTATCGTTCCTGAGAGAGAGATTCAGGCAATTAGGGAGAGGATTAAGAAGGGAGTTCCGAAAGTTAGGAAGCTTAAGTACGATATCGGAGACAAGGTTAAAATCAAAGAGGGGCCATTTATTGGCTTTGAAGGGACAATTTCAGAGATTGACCCTGAGCATGGAAAGCTTATAGTTTTGGTGAACATTTTTGATAGGCAAACTCCGGTTGAACTTGAGTTTGACCAAGTAGAGAAAATAAGTTAATTCGGAGGAAGTCATGGCAAAGAAGGTAGTAGCTGAAGTAAAGCTGCAGCTACCTGCCGGAGAGGCCACTCCAGCGCCACCAGTAGGACCGGCTCTCGGTCAGCACGGCGTTAACATTATGGAGTTCGTTAAGGCCTTCAACGCGGCAACTGCAGACAAGAAAGGTTTAGTAATTCCTGTAATTATCACAATCTACGCAGATCGTTCCTTTGACTTCGTCCTCAAAACTCCACCGGCTTCAGTTCTCATCAAGAAGGCTGCCGGTATTGAGAAGGGAGCTCACATGCCAAAGAGGGAGTGGGTAGGACAGATTACAAAGGAGCAGCTCAGGCAGATTGCAGAGACAAAGATGCCTGACCTTAACTGTTACGACATTGAAACTGCAATGAAGATCATTAAGGGAACCGCTGAGAACATGGGAGTTAAGGTAGTTGACTAATCCTTTAAACCTACCACCGGTAGAGGTGGAAGGCTAAAAAGCCGACGGGAGGTAAGAGATGCCAAAGCACGGAAAGAAGTATATGAACGCTCTAGCTCTGGTTGACAGGAAAAAGCTCTATCCACTTAAGGAAGCTTTAGAGCTTGTTAAGAAGATGGCTGACGTTACAAAGAGGAACTTTGACCAAACTGTTGAAATGGCCGTAAGGTTAAACGTTGATCCGAAGTACCAAGACCAAATGGTTAGGGGAAGCGTTGTTCTGCCCCACGGTTTAGGAAAGGAGAGGAAAGTAGCTGTAATTGCTCAAGGTGAGAAGTTGAACGAGGCTAAGGAGGCCGGCGCTGATTTCGTAGGTGGTGATGACCTTATTCAGAAAATTCAGCAGGGTTGGTTAGACTTTGACGTCCTAATTGCTACTCCTGACATGATGGGTAAGGTCGGTAGACTTGGTAGAATCCTCGGTCCAAGGGGATTGATGCCTAACCCGAAGACGGGAACTGTTACTTTTGACGTAGCTAAAGCAGTAAAAGAAGCAAAGAGCGGTAAGGTAGACTTTAAGGTTGAAAAAGCTGGTATCGTTCACGCTCCGATAGGAAAGGTTTCTTTTGACGCTGAAAAACTCTATGAGAACGCAGTAGCCCTTATGAAGGCAATCTTGGCTGCTAAACCTTCAGGTGCTAAAGGACAGTACATTAAGACGATTGCTGTAGCTGCAACGATGGATCCTGGTGTTAAAGTTGACGTTTTTGATGCAGTTAACGCTGCACAGCAAGCAGAATAGGGTTGACACTTAGGAAAATTTCCATAGAATTACCGCCAGCGTTTACTGGCCGGTTGAAGAGGGTAGGTGCATAGGCTTAAACGCTCGTAAGAGCGGCCTACTGAGACCGGGAGAGATTCATTCCCGCCAACCTATGCCCTCCCTCTTCAAAGAACCGCCTTAAACCCCCAAAGGAGGGAGTCCGTTGAAAACGAGGAAATATAAAGAACAGATAGCAAAGGAACTTAAGGAGAAGTTTGAAAAGGCTTCCCTTGTTGTCCTTACAAACTTTCAAGGTATGACTGTTGCTGAAACAAACCAGTTAAGGCGTAAGCTAAGGGAAGCAGGTGCCGAATATAAGGTAGTAAAGAACACCCTTATGAGGTATGCATACCCTGGAACTCCTGTTGAGCAGATTAAGGACGCCTTTGTAGGACCTACAGGAATTGTCTTTGCATATGAGGATATCGTTTCTGCTGCCAAAGCTCTCAAGGAGTTCATGAAGGGAGAAGGTAAGGAGGAGCCTAAACTCAAGTTTAAGGCAGCCGTTGTTGAGGGTAAGGTTGCTGACTTTGAAATGATTAATCAGCTTGCTGAACTTCCATCAAGGGAAGAGCTCCTCGGTCAGCTTGCCTTTACCCTTAAGTACCCTGTTAACGCTATGGCGTGGAGCCTTGAAAACCTATTTACAAAGCTTGTTGCAGTCCTTGAAAACGTTAAGTCTGAAAAAGAAGGAGCAGCTTAAAAACTTTAAAAATATTAAGGAGGAAGTAAGATGGCTGAAATCACAAAAGAGCAGATCATTGAAGCTATCAAGAACATGACTGTACTTGAGCTAGTTGACCTCATCAACGCTATTAAAGAGGAGTTTGGCGTTTCAGACATGCCTGTAGTTGCCGCAGGTGCTGTTGCAGCTCCAGGTGCTGCTGGTGGAGCGGCTGCTGAGGAGAAGACTGAGTTTGACGTTATCCTCAAGTCTCCAGGTGCTAAGAAGATCAACGTTATTAAGGTTGTAAGAGAGATTACAGGACTTGGCCTTAAGGAAGCTAAGGAGCTTGTAGATAACGCTCCAAAGCCAGTTAAGGAAGGGGTTTCCAAGGAAGAAGCTGAGGAGATCAAAAAGAAGCTTGAAGAGGCTGGAGCCGAAGTAGAAATTAAGTAACCACTTGAAATTTTGCCTAGAAGGTAATATAATTTATCAGCTGGGAGACTGCCTTATGGGGTAGTCTCCCTTCTGCTATTTAACCCCAAAAAACTCTCGCAGGAAGAGGAGACTATGGGAAAAGTTCAAAAAACCACCCCCACGCCACAAAAAGAAAGAATAACTACCTTCCCAAGAAAAAGTTTCGCAAAAAGGGAAGAGATTTATCCGGTTCCAGACCTTCTTCAGTTTCCCTTTGAGTCTTACGAAAGGTTCTTACAGTTAAACAAAGCTCCCCATGAAAGGGAAAATGTAGGTCTTGAGTCTGCATTTAGACAGGCTTTCCCGATTATTGATGAATCAACGGGAGTTGAGATTCACTATAAAGGATACGAAATCGGTGACTGGTACTGTAAGTGTGGAAGGTTTCAGGGGCTTGGCGGAAAAGGAGTTGTCTGCCCCAAGTGTGGAATGGAAGTTGTGTTCAGACCTAAGTACACTCCCGATGAGTGTAAGGAGAGGGGAATTACTTACAGTGCTCCTTTAAGGGTTCTCTTTGAGCTACACGTATGGCAAAAGGATCCAAAGACGGGAGAGAAGATAGCTCCAATCATCAAAGAAAATAAGATGTACTTTGGGGAAATTCCCCTTATGACCGATAGGGCCACCTTCATAATCAACGGAACCGAGAAGGTGGTCGTAAGTCAGCTCCACCGTTCTCCAGGTCTGTTCTTTAAAAACGAAGTTTCAAAGACAACCCAGGTTGCAAGGATTATTGATATAGCAAGCATTATCCCTGCAATGGGATCCTGGCTTGAGTTTGAAATTCCTTACAACGATATTCTCTACGCAAAGATAGATAGGAAGAGAAGGTTTATCGGTACTTACCTTCTTAGGGCTTTTGGCCTTAAGACTGATGAAGAGATATTGAGCGTCTTCTACGGTGATGCTATAGAGACTCTCAGGGTGGAGAATGGCGAAATAGTTGACGCTGAAACTGGAGAGGTTAAGAAACCTGAGGAACTTACAGATTATTACCTGGTTTCAGACGTAGTTGATCCTGAAACTGGAGAGGTTATTCAGGAGGCCTACGAGGAGCTCTCAACGAGTTCAAGGAAACTTCCTGAAGGAGCCGAGTTTAAAGCAATAAGTAAGAAGAAGACTCCATACGGAGCCGTAATAGTTAATACCCTTAGAAAAGAGAAAAGGGATAGGGTTCGCGAGAAGATAGAGGACCCTCTCATTGCCGCTTACGTTGAGATCTTCAGGAAGGTTCGTCCTGGGGATACTGCAACTGTTGAAGGAGCGAGGAAGCTCTTTGAATCAATGTTCTTCAGCACTAAGAACTACGACCTATCAAGGGTTGGTAGGGCCAAAATTAACGAAAAGGTCTATCCAAAGGAGAAGTTAGAAAAATTAACCAAAGAAGACCTTAAACAGATAGAGTGGTTACCTCCTCTAAGGCTTGCAGAGGACATCCTTAACGAAGAAGGAGACATCGTTGTTCCTAAGGGAACCTTAATAACCCCTGAAGTTGCCCTTAAACTTGCCGCTCAGGATAAGGAAGAGTTTAAAGTAGAGCCAGATTACGATGATGCTGGAAGGATTCTCCACAAGGCGGATATTGTAGGTGCAGTTAAGGCTTTAATGGAAGTTCATGCTGAAATCCGTCCCTACGACGACATTGACCACCTCGGAAACAGAAGGGTAAGGGGTGTTGGAGAGCTTGCAGAGATAGCCTTTAAATCGGGACTCTTTAAGCTTGAAAAAGCGGTAAAGGAGAAGTTGGCAGTTGCAGATATTGATTCTGTAATGCCTCAGGACTTAATAAATCCAAGGACTGCCCTCAATCCCCTTAAGGAGTTCTTCACTTTAACCTCCCTTTGCCAGTTTATGGACCAGACGAACCCCCTTGCCGAGACGACCCACAAGAGGAGGCTTTCTGCTCTAGGTCCTGGTGGACTAACGAGGGAAAGGGCAGGATTTGAGGTCCGTGACGTTCACCCCTCACACTACGGAAGGATCTGTCCAATTGAGACTCCCGAAGGCCAGAACATCGGTCTTATTAACTCACTTACAACTTACGGAAGGATTAACTGGCTCGGCTTTTTAGAGACTCCTTATAGGAAAGTTGTTAACGGAAAGGTTACTGATGAAATCGTTTACATGACTGCCGACGAGGAGGAGAACTACGTAATAGCTCAGGCTAACGCTCCTGTTGATGAGAACGGCTACATTAAGTCTGATACTGTAATGGCCCGCCATAAGGCGGAGTTTAAGCTGGTTAAGAGGGAAGAAGTCCAGTTCATGGACGTTTCTCCAAAGCAGGTATTTTCCGTTTCTTCTTCGTTAATTCCATTCCTTGAGCACGACGACGCAAACAGGGCCCTTATGGGTTCTAACATGCAGCGTCAGGCAGTTCCGCTCATTAAGACAGAGGCTCCCTTTGTTGCAACTGGAATGGAGAAAGAGGTTGCACTCTACAGCCGTAGTGCTGTAGTTGCCAAGCGTTCAGGTGTTGTAGAGAGCGTTACTGCAGACAAGATAATTGTCAAGGTTGATCCAGAGGAGATTGAGGAGAGCGGTCTTTCTGTTGATACCGGATTTGACGTTTACAACCTCAAGAAGTTCCAGAAGTCAAACCAGAAAACCTGTATAAACCAGAGGCCAATAGTTAAGAAGGGTCAGAGGGTTAAGAGAGGTCAGATTATCGCCGACGGACCTTCAATGGAAAATGGAGAGCTGGCCCTCGGTAAGAACGTCCTTGTAGCCTTCATGCCGTGGAGAGGTTACAACTTTGAGGACGCCATCTTAGTTAGCGAAAGGCTCTTGAAGGACGACGTCTATACCTCTATACACATTCAGGAGTTTGAGTGTGAAGCAGTAGAGACGAAGTTAGGAAAAGAGGAAATTACCAGAGACATTCCTAATGTTTCTGAGTCGGCCCTTAGGCACCTTGATGAGTCTGGAATAGTTAGGATTGGAACTTACGTTAAGCCTGGAGATATTCTCGTCGGAAAGGTTACTCCTAAAGGTGAGCAGGTCTTAACTCCTGAGGAGAAACTCCTTCAGGCAATCTTTGGAGAGAAGGCTAAAGGAGTTAAGGATACCTCCTTAAGGGTTCCCCACGGAGTTGAGGGAGTTGTAATTGACGTAAAGATCCTCTCTAGGAAAGGAGAGGAGAAGGATCCTAGAACTCAGCTTATTGAGGCTGAAGAGAAGGCAAAGCTTGAGAGGGAAAAGCAGGAAGAGATTAACCTTATTAAAAAGGACAGGGATAGGAAGGCGGCTGAGCTTATTCTCGGTAAGAGGGTAAGAGAGGACGTTTACGATGCTGCTGGAAACCTCTTAATCTCCGCTGGTGAGGAAATTACAGAGGATAAAGTTGATGAGCTTGTCTTCTTTGCCCTCAGGAAGCCTTCAATAATTGACGATGAGAAAGTAGTTGAGGAGCTTAAGAAGATTAGGCTCAGGGCCGTTGATAAGATTGCCTTAGTGGAGAACATCTACGAAGAGAAGAAGGCAGCAATTGAGATGGGTCATGAGCTGCCGGCAGGCGTTAACAAGAAGGTTAAGGTTTACATAGCCACAAAGCGTAAGCTGACGATCGGTGATAAGATGTCAGGTCGCCACGGAAACAAAGGTGTTATTTCCCAAATTAGGCCTGTTGAGGATATGCCCTTCCTTGAGGATGGAACTCCTGTAGACATTGTTCTTAACCCTCTCGGCGTTCCCTCACGTATGAACGTTGGACAGATACTTGAAGTTCACCTTGGGCTTGCTGCTAAAGAGCTTGGAAAGAAGATAGAGAGGTTGATGAAAGAAGGTTTAGATAAGGTTCGTCAGGAGATTAAGGCTATCTACAACGATGAGAGGATTAACAAGCTGATTGATAGCCTTTCTGATGATGAGCTTAGAGAGGTTGCTAAGAAACTCTCTAAGGGAATCAGGTTTGAGTCTCCGATATTTGACGGAGCTACAGAGGAGGAGATTAAAGCTCTACTTAAGAGGGCAGGGCTTCCTGAAACAGGACAGCTTACCCTCTACGATGGATTAACCGGAGAGCCTTTTGACCAGGACGTTACAGTTGGTTATATGTACATGCTCAAGCTAATTCACCTTGCTGACGATAAGATTCACGCCCGTTCAACGGGTCCTTACTCCCTCATTACACAGCAGCCTCTCGGTGGTAAGGCTCAGTTTGGAGGACAGAGGTTCGGTGAGATGGAGGTGTGGGCACTTGAAGCTTACGGTGCAGCCTACACCCTCCAGGAGATGCTAACCGTCAAGTCTGACGATGTTGAAGGACGTTCAAGAGTTTACGAGGCAATTGTTAAAGGTAAGTACTCCTTTGAGCCGGGACTTCCTGAGTCCTTCAACGTTCTTGTTAGAGAACTCAAAGCTCTCGCCCTTGACGTTAAGTTCATAAAGGAGCTTGAGGAAGAAGAGGGCGAAGGAGAGGTTAACTAAGAACTTTTCGGGGGCTTTGTCCCCCTTTTAAACCCCCCTTAGGAGGAGCTCAAAGTGAGCAAAAGAGAAATCGTTTTTAGTGAAGAGCCGAAAACTTTTGACTTTGATGCAATTGAGATAGGTCTTGCTTCTCCCGAAAAGATTAGGGAGTGGTCTTACGGTGAGGTTAAGCTTCCTGAGACTTTAAACTACAGGACTTTAAAGCCTGAGAAGGACGGTCTCTTCTGTGCGAGGATTTTCGGTCCTGTAAGGGACTGGGAGTGTCTGTGTGGAAAGTACAGGGGTTCTAAGTACGCAGGAGTTATCTGTGATAGATGTGGTGTTGAGGTAACCCTTTCAAAGGAAAGGAGAAGAAGGTTCGGTCATATAGAGCTTGCTGCTCCCTGTACACATATATGGTACGTAAAATCTGTTCCAAGTAAGATAGGAGCTCTTTTAGGGCTCTCCGTAAGGGAAGTTGAAAGGGTTGTTTACTTTGAAAGCTACATCGTTCTTGACCCTGGAGATGAGGAGGAAACAGGCCTCAAGAAGTTCCAGCTCCTTACTGAAGAGGAGTACAGGGAAAAGGTTGAGGAGCTCGGAGAAGAGGCCTTTGAGGTTGGAATAGGTGCTAAAGGTATAAAGGAAGCCCTTAAGAGGGTTGACCTTGAGGAGCTTGCCGAGGAGCTGAGAGAAGAGATTAGAATGTACTCCGGTGAGATTTCCTCAATTAACGCTGACCTTCAGAAGAAGCTCCCTAACGTCTTTAAGGCGGCAGTTGAGACCCTTTCCTACTACACAGGTCTATCTGAAGACACGATTATAGGTATCGTTAAGAACGTTTTAGTTGTAGTTACAGATCCAGGGGATTCTGGACTTGAGAAAGGCCAAATCATTGAGTATAACGACTTTAAGAAGCTTAAAGAGAAGTTCAACATAGAGGTAGAAAAGGGCGGTAAGGCTCTTGACTGGTACGTTGACTTCCTAGTTGAACAGGGAAAGATTCAGAGTAAAGAGCTTGTAAAAGAAGAGATTAGGAGGGCTACGAGGAAGGATACAACAGAGGCAAAGCTTAAGAAGTTAGTTAGAAGGTTAAAGATTGTTGAGTCCTTCCTTGGCTCAGATAACAAGCCGGAGTGGATGGTCCTTGAGGTTCTTCCCGTTCTTCCTCCAGAGCTCCGTCCCTTAGTTCCTCTTGAGGGGGGAAGGTTTGCAACTAGTGACCTTAACGACCTCTACAGGAGAGTTATAAACAGGAATAACCGTTTAAAGAGGCTCCTTGAGCTTGATGCGCCTGAGATAATCGTTAGGAACGAAATGAGGATGCTCCAGGAGGCAGTAGATACCCTCATAGATAACGGCAGGAGGGGAAGGCCGGTTAAGTCCTCAAAAGGACATCCTCTTAAGTCCCTCTCTGACGTTTTAAGGGGTAAGCAGGGAAGGTTCAGGCAGAACCTTTTAGGTAAGAGGGTTGACTACTCTGGTCGTGCCGTAATCGTTGTTGGTCCAGAGCTTAAAATGCACCAGTGTGGCCTTCCTAAGATTATGGCACTTGAGCTCTTTAAGCCCTTTGTTTACAGGCGCCTTGAAGAGAAGGGTTACGCCAATACGATTAAACTTGCAAAGAAGATGGTTGAGAAGCAGGAGCCTGAGGTTTGGGAGTGTCTTGAGGAGGTTATTAAGGAACACCCAGTTCTCCTTAACAGGGCTCCTACACTTCACAGGGTTTCTATTCAGGCATTTGAACCTGTTTTAGTTGAAGGTAAGGCTATTCAGCTTCACCCTCTTGTGTGTACTGCTTTCAACGCCGACTTTGACGGCGACCAGATGGCGGTTCACGTTCCGCTCTCTCTGGAGGCACAGTTAGAAGCCTATACCCTGATGCTTTCAACTCAGAACATTCTTTCTCCTGCCCACGGTAAGCCTCTAGCAGTTCCATCTCAGGATATGGTTCTTGGCCTTTACTACATGACCCTTGAAAAACCTGGTGCAAAGGGTGAAGGTAAAGAGTTTGCTGACTTTGATCAGGTTCTAAAGGCCCTTGAGCTTGGAGAGATAGAGCTCCACGCCCGCATAAAGGTAAGGGTACCTGCCAATAAGACTGAAAGTGGAAAAGAGGAAGTAGTTACTACAACTGCAGGAAGGGTAAAGTTCAACACCTTACTTCCTGAGAACTATCCTTTTGTAAACAAGGTAATGACAAAGAAAGCAGTTGCTGCCCTCATTGCAGATGTCCATAAGAAGTTAGGTAACGAAGTAACTATTGACATGCTAGACAGATTAAAGGAGGCCGGTTTCGTTCAGGCTACCCTTGGTGGTCTCTCAATTGCTATTGACGACCTCCACATTCCACCTACTAAGAAAGAGCTCATTGAGAAGGCAAGGAAAGAGGTCCTTGAGATTGAAGAGGGCTACAGGAAAGGCCTCCTTTCAAAGGATGAGCGTTACAACAAGATAGTTGATATCTGGACGAGGGTTACCGAGCAGCTTACAAAGGACATGATGGATTACATGAGGAGCCACGATATTAACTCTAGGGGAAGGTTGCCAAACGACGGTACTTTTAACCCTGTGTTCATGATGCTTTCCTCAGGAGCCCGTGGTAGCCAGACGCAGATTCGTCAGCTTGCCGGAATGAGGGGTCTTATGGCTAAACCTTCCGGTGAGATTATTGAGACCCCGATTATCTCCAACTTCCGTGAAGGACTAACGGTTCTTGAGTACTTCATCTCAACCCACGGAGCTAGGAAAGGTCTGGCCGACACAGCTCTTAAGA includes:
- the rplJ gene encoding 50S ribosomal protein L10, which codes for MKTRKYKEQIAKELKEKFEKASLVVLTNFQGMTVAETNQLRRKLREAGAEYKVVKNTLMRYAYPGTPVEQIKDAFVGPTGIVFAYEDIVSAAKALKEFMKGEGKEEPKLKFKAAVVEGKVADFEMINQLAELPSREELLGQLAFTLKYPVNAMAWSLENLFTKLVAVLENVKSEKEGAA
- the rpoB gene encoding DNA-directed RNA polymerase subunit beta — translated: MGKVQKTTPTPQKERITTFPRKSFAKREEIYPVPDLLQFPFESYERFLQLNKAPHERENVGLESAFRQAFPIIDESTGVEIHYKGYEIGDWYCKCGRFQGLGGKGVVCPKCGMEVVFRPKYTPDECKERGITYSAPLRVLFELHVWQKDPKTGEKIAPIIKENKMYFGEIPLMTDRATFIINGTEKVVVSQLHRSPGLFFKNEVSKTTQVARIIDIASIIPAMGSWLEFEIPYNDILYAKIDRKRRFIGTYLLRAFGLKTDEEILSVFYGDAIETLRVENGEIVDAETGEVKKPEELTDYYLVSDVVDPETGEVIQEAYEELSTSSRKLPEGAEFKAISKKKTPYGAVIVNTLRKEKRDRVREKIEDPLIAAYVEIFRKVRPGDTATVEGARKLFESMFFSTKNYDLSRVGRAKINEKVYPKEKLEKLTKEDLKQIEWLPPLRLAEDILNEEGDIVVPKGTLITPEVALKLAAQDKEEFKVEPDYDDAGRILHKADIVGAVKALMEVHAEIRPYDDIDHLGNRRVRGVGELAEIAFKSGLFKLEKAVKEKLAVADIDSVMPQDLINPRTALNPLKEFFTLTSLCQFMDQTNPLAETTHKRRLSALGPGGLTRERAGFEVRDVHPSHYGRICPIETPEGQNIGLINSLTTYGRINWLGFLETPYRKVVNGKVTDEIVYMTADEEENYVIAQANAPVDENGYIKSDTVMARHKAEFKLVKREEVQFMDVSPKQVFSVSSSLIPFLEHDDANRALMGSNMQRQAVPLIKTEAPFVATGMEKEVALYSRSAVVAKRSGVVESVTADKIIVKVDPEEIEESGLSVDTGFDVYNLKKFQKSNQKTCINQRPIVKKGQRVKRGQIIADGPSMENGELALGKNVLVAFMPWRGYNFEDAILVSERLLKDDVYTSIHIQEFECEAVETKLGKEEITRDIPNVSESALRHLDESGIVRIGTYVKPGDILVGKVTPKGEQVLTPEEKLLQAIFGEKAKGVKDTSLRVPHGVEGVVIDVKILSRKGEEKDPRTQLIEAEEKAKLEREKQEEINLIKKDRDRKAAELILGKRVREDVYDAAGNLLISAGEEITEDKVDELVFFALRKPSIIDDEKVVEELKKIRLRAVDKIALVENIYEEKKAAIEMGHELPAGVNKKVKVYIATKRKLTIGDKMSGRHGNKGVISQIRPVEDMPFLEDGTPVDIVLNPLGVPSRMNVGQILEVHLGLAAKELGKKIERLMKEGLDKVRQEIKAIYNDERINKLIDSLSDDELREVAKKLSKGIRFESPIFDGATEEEIKALLKRAGLPETGQLTLYDGLTGEPFDQDVTVGYMYMLKLIHLADDKIHARSTGPYSLITQQPLGGKAQFGGQRFGEMEVWALEAYGAAYTLQEMLTVKSDDVEGRSRVYEAIVKGKYSFEPGLPESFNVLVRELKALALDVKFIKELEEEEGEGEVN
- the rplL gene encoding 50S ribosomal protein L7/L12; this translates as MTKEQIIEAIKNMTVLELVDLINAIKEEFGVSDMPVVAAGAVAAPGAAGGAAAEEKTEFDVILKSPGAKKINVIKVVREITGLGLKEAKELVDNAPKPVKEGVSKEEAEEIKKKLEEAGAEVEIK
- the rplA gene encoding 50S ribosomal protein L1, translated to MPKHGKKYMNALALVDRKKLYPLKEALELVKKMADVTKRNFDQTVEMAVRLNVDPKYQDQMVRGSVVLPHGLGKERKVAVIAQGEKLNEAKEAGADFVGGDDLIQKIQQGWLDFDVLIATPDMMGKVGRLGRILGPRGLMPNPKTGTVTFDVAKAVKEAKSGKVDFKVEKAGIVHAPIGKVSFDAEKLYENAVALMKAILAAKPSGAKGQYIKTIAVAATMDPGVKVDVFDAVNAAQQAE
- the nusG gene encoding transcription termination/antitermination protein NusG; the protein is MAEKKWYSLHVQSGFEHRVKANIMKALKEAGLEDKVEEIFIPAVEKVVFKVKGKEKGELPLRAEEPKVFEVEGEDGKKVVFRVEDGKVWVEECQCEKKKCEPEKPIEKIGQKIKCPENKVEAKIELRDRLYPGYIFIKADLNEDLQGIIRRVPRVLGFVSAGGRPVIVPEREIQAIRERIKKGVPKVRKLKYDIGDKVKIKEGPFIGFEGTISEIDPEHGKLIVLVNIFDRQTPVELEFDQVEKIS
- the rplK gene encoding 50S ribosomal protein L11; translated protein: MAKKVVAEVKLQLPAGEATPAPPVGPALGQHGVNIMEFVKAFNAATADKKGLVIPVIITIYADRSFDFVLKTPPASVLIKKAAGIEKGAHMPKREWVGQITKEQLRQIAETKMPDLNCYDIETAMKIIKGTAENMGVKVVD
- the rpoC gene encoding DNA-directed RNA polymerase subunit beta'; amino-acid sequence: MSKREIVFSEEPKTFDFDAIEIGLASPEKIREWSYGEVKLPETLNYRTLKPEKDGLFCARIFGPVRDWECLCGKYRGSKYAGVICDRCGVEVTLSKERRRRFGHIELAAPCTHIWYVKSVPSKIGALLGLSVREVERVVYFESYIVLDPGDEEETGLKKFQLLTEEEYREKVEELGEEAFEVGIGAKGIKEALKRVDLEELAEELREEIRMYSGEISSINADLQKKLPNVFKAAVETLSYYTGLSEDTIIGIVKNVLVVVTDPGDSGLEKGQIIEYNDFKKLKEKFNIEVEKGGKALDWYVDFLVEQGKIQSKELVKEEIRRATRKDTTEAKLKKLVRRLKIVESFLGSDNKPEWMVLEVLPVLPPELRPLVPLEGGRFATSDLNDLYRRVINRNNRLKRLLELDAPEIIVRNEMRMLQEAVDTLIDNGRRGRPVKSSKGHPLKSLSDVLRGKQGRFRQNLLGKRVDYSGRAVIVVGPELKMHQCGLPKIMALELFKPFVYRRLEEKGYANTIKLAKKMVEKQEPEVWECLEEVIKEHPVLLNRAPTLHRVSIQAFEPVLVEGKAIQLHPLVCTAFNADFDGDQMAVHVPLSLEAQLEAYTLMLSTQNILSPAHGKPLAVPSQDMVLGLYYMTLEKPGAKGEGKEFADFDQVLKALELGEIELHARIKVRVPANKTESGKEEVVTTTAGRVKFNTLLPENYPFVNKVMTKKAVAALIADVHKKLGNEVTIDMLDRLKEAGFVQATLGGLSIAIDDLHIPPTKKELIEKARKEVLEIEEGYRKGLLSKDERYNKIVDIWTRVTEQLTKDMMDYMRSHDINSRGRLPNDGTFNPVFMMLSSGARGSQTQIRQLAGMRGLMAKPSGEIIETPIISNFREGLTVLEYFISTHGARKGLADTALKTADAGYLTRRLADVAQDVIITMEDCGCEDGIEVSALMEAGEVVIPLSKRIAGRYAAEDVVDPITGEVLVRKNEEITEDIAQRIEDLGIESVKIRSVLTCRAPFGVCSKCYGRDLARQRPVQLGEAIGIIAAQSIGEPGTQLTMRTFHIGGIAMRGAEASEYRAKHDGVVKIINANTITDSEGRVIVINRAGKIAVIDEKTGKHLERYDIPYAAVLKVKDGDKVVKGQILAEWDPHAIPILALRSGIVRFKDVIPGVTVSETEPVVLEYRTLPYEPTIELLNDEGEVVDFYPLPVGARIMVEEGQRVEIGAQLARLPRKIGGTKDITGGLPRVAELFEARRPKDAAILAEISGKVYVETERNKIIITIVDPETGVKREYEVPKGKYIYVRTGDYVKAGEPLTDGQFNPHDILNILGERAVARFLLDEIQSVYRAQGVDINDKHFEVIIKKMLSKVRIEDSGDSNYLVEEVVDRDEFERVREQLFKEGKRPPKARPVLTGITKAALSTPSFISAASFQETTRVLSEAAIAGKRDYLRGLKENVIIGRLIPAGTGRKEYRKVTWDYCEKEEQGVSE
- the secE gene encoding preprotein translocase subunit SecE translates to MSPFQFLKEVREELSRVTWPGKEEVIEATFGVVVFCAFVAVYFWVLDLFFSNVLELIIAK
- the rpmG gene encoding 50S ribosomal protein L33, which translates into the protein MAKKGPREVIQLACTECKRRNYSTTKNKRNTPDRLELRKYCPWCNKHTLHREVK